A portion of the Leifsonia sp. EB41 genome contains these proteins:
- the glgA gene encoding glycogen synthase, translating to MRVDLLTKEYPPDIYGGAGVHVTELVRALRTDTEVRVRCFGEPRDEADTFAYRVPAELAAANGSITTLGVDLRMAQDCGGADVVHSHTWYANAGGHLAKLLHGVPHVVTAHSLEPLRPWKAEQLGGGYRVSSWIEKTAFEAADMVIAVSDGMRRDILASYPALDPQKVTVVYNGIDLERWTPLHDADKARALGIDPDRPAVIFVGRITRQKGLPYLLRAARMLPPEVQVILCAGAPDTPEILAEVTGLVEGLQAERDGVVWIDRLLPNDELRAALTASTVFVCPSIYEPLGIVNLEAMACGLPVVGTATGGIPEVIVDGVTGRLVPIDQLHDGTGTPTDPEAFVRDLAAALTEVAADPERAARMGEAGRARAETEFSWTAIAEQTRAVYRSVTSA from the coding sequence ATGCGCGTTGATCTTCTGACCAAGGAGTACCCGCCGGACATCTACGGCGGAGCGGGGGTGCACGTGACCGAGCTGGTCCGCGCGCTGAGGACCGATACGGAGGTCCGCGTGCGCTGCTTCGGGGAGCCGCGGGACGAGGCGGACACCTTCGCCTACCGCGTCCCTGCCGAGCTCGCGGCCGCCAACGGGTCGATCACCACGCTCGGCGTCGACCTCCGGATGGCGCAGGACTGCGGGGGAGCGGATGTCGTCCACTCGCACACCTGGTACGCCAACGCGGGCGGCCACCTCGCCAAGCTGCTGCACGGCGTCCCGCACGTCGTCACCGCGCACAGCCTGGAGCCGCTGCGGCCGTGGAAGGCCGAGCAGCTCGGCGGCGGCTACCGCGTGTCGAGCTGGATCGAGAAGACCGCGTTCGAGGCCGCGGACATGGTCATCGCGGTGAGCGACGGTATGCGCCGCGACATCCTCGCCTCCTATCCGGCGCTGGACCCGCAGAAGGTCACCGTCGTCTACAACGGCATCGACCTGGAGCGCTGGACCCCGCTGCACGACGCCGACAAGGCTCGGGCGCTCGGCATCGACCCTGACCGTCCCGCCGTCATCTTCGTGGGCCGGATCACCCGGCAGAAGGGCCTCCCGTACCTGCTGCGCGCGGCCAGGATGCTGCCGCCCGAGGTGCAGGTGATCCTGTGCGCCGGCGCGCCGGACACCCCCGAGATCCTCGCCGAGGTGACCGGGCTGGTGGAGGGGCTGCAGGCCGAGCGTGACGGCGTGGTCTGGATCGACCGGCTGCTGCCGAACGACGAGCTGCGCGCGGCGCTCACGGCCTCGACCGTCTTCGTCTGCCCGTCGATCTACGAGCCGCTCGGGATCGTGAACCTGGAGGCGATGGCGTGCGGGCTGCCGGTCGTCGGCACGGCCACCGGCGGCATCCCCGAGGTCATCGTCGACGGCGTGACCGGCCGGCTGGTGCCGATCGATCAGCTCCACGACGGCACGGGCACGCCCACCGACCCTGAGGCGTTCGTGCGCGACCTCGCGGCGGCGCTGACCGAGGTCGCCGCCGACCCCGAGCGGGCCGCCCGGATGGGCGAGGCGGGGCGCGCGCGGGCGGAGACCGAGTTCTCCTGGACGGCGATCGCGGAGCAGACCCGCGCCGTCTACCGGTCCGTGACCTCCGCCTGA
- the glgC gene encoding glucose-1-phosphate adenylyltransferase: MAAGKKIFGIVLAGGEGKRLMPLTADRAKPAVPFGGQYRLIDFALSNLINSQLRQIVVLTQYKSHSLDRHVSQTWRLDGMLNSYIASVPAQQRLGKRWFSGSADAILQSLNLLRDERPDIVVVVGADHVYRMDFNQMLQAHIDSGAPATVAAIRQPIGLADQFGVIEVDAAKPDRIAAFREKPKDPVGLPDSPDEVLASMGNYVFDADALIDAVIRDGDRPDSNHDMGGDIIPDFVSRNEAAVYDFNNNDVPGSTDRDRYYWRDVGTIDSFFEAHQDLISTLPVFNLYNREWPIFSQVLNSPPAKFVRDGRGALGTTIDSIVSLGSVISGAHLERSVLGPWATVASGAKVIDSVVFERALIEPNAFVGRAILDKDVVVAEGARIGVDPERDRARGFTVTESGITVVGKGVHVVP, translated from the coding sequence ATGGCAGCAGGCAAGAAGATCTTCGGCATCGTGCTCGCAGGCGGCGAAGGGAAACGGCTGATGCCGTTGACCGCCGACCGCGCCAAGCCCGCGGTGCCGTTCGGCGGACAGTACCGGCTCATCGACTTCGCGCTGTCCAACCTGATCAACTCCCAGCTCCGCCAGATCGTCGTGCTGACGCAGTACAAGTCGCACAGCCTCGACCGGCACGTGTCGCAGACCTGGCGGCTGGACGGGATGCTCAACTCGTACATCGCGTCCGTGCCGGCCCAGCAGCGGCTCGGCAAGCGCTGGTTCAGCGGTTCGGCCGACGCCATCCTGCAGAGCCTCAACCTGCTGCGCGACGAGCGGCCCGACATCGTGGTCGTGGTCGGCGCCGACCACGTCTACCGCATGGACTTCAACCAGATGCTGCAGGCGCACATCGACTCGGGCGCTCCCGCGACGGTCGCGGCGATCCGCCAGCCGATCGGGCTGGCCGACCAGTTCGGCGTGATCGAGGTGGACGCGGCCAAGCCGGACCGGATCGCGGCGTTCCGCGAGAAGCCGAAGGACCCGGTGGGCCTGCCGGACTCCCCCGACGAGGTGCTCGCCTCGATGGGCAACTACGTCTTCGACGCGGACGCGCTCATCGACGCGGTGATCCGCGACGGCGACCGCCCCGACTCCAACCACGACATGGGCGGCGACATCATCCCGGACTTCGTGTCGCGGAACGAGGCCGCCGTGTACGACTTCAACAACAACGACGTGCCGGGTTCGACCGACCGCGACCGCTACTACTGGCGCGATGTGGGGACGATCGACTCGTTCTTCGAGGCCCACCAGGACCTCATCTCGACGCTGCCGGTGTTCAACCTCTACAACCGGGAGTGGCCGATCTTCAGCCAGGTGCTGAACTCGCCGCCCGCGAAGTTCGTCCGGGACGGCCGCGGTGCGCTGGGCACCACGATCGACTCGATCGTCTCGCTGGGCTCCGTCATCTCCGGGGCGCACCTGGAGCGCAGCGTGCTCGGCCCGTGGGCCACCGTCGCCTCCGGGGCCAAGGTGATCGACTCCGTCGTGTTCGAGCGCGCACTGATCGAGCCGAACGCGTTCGTCGGCCGGGCCATCCTCGACAAGGACGTGGTCGTGGCGGAGGGAGCGCGCATCGGTGTCGACCCGGAGCGCGACCGCGCGCGCGGTTTCACGGTCACCGAGTCCGGCATCACCGTCGTCGGCAAGGGAGTGCACGTCGTCCCATGA
- the serB gene encoding phosphoserine phosphatase SerB — protein sequence MTHGHPHDGTRPSERAARFLVVLDADSTLIHDEVIELLAEEAGSRTEVAEITERAMRGELDFEESLRERVRTLEGLPVSVFERVGERIRVTDGVPELIAGVQAAGGEVGVVSGGFHELLDPLGERLGLDHWRANRLAVADGLLTGEVDGPVVDAAAKAQALLFWAAESGVHLRQTVAIGDGANDLRMMAEAGLAVAFNAKPRVREEADLVIDRQDLAQVLPLLGLRG from the coding sequence ATGACGCACGGTCATCCACACGACGGCACCCGCCCTTCCGAGCGTGCCGCCCGCTTCCTCGTCGTCCTCGACGCCGACTCCACCCTGATCCATGACGAGGTCATCGAGCTGCTCGCCGAGGAGGCCGGCTCGCGCACCGAGGTCGCCGAGATCACCGAGCGCGCCATGCGCGGCGAGCTCGACTTCGAGGAGAGCCTGCGCGAGCGGGTCCGGACGCTGGAGGGCCTCCCGGTCTCGGTCTTCGAGCGCGTCGGGGAGCGCATCCGCGTCACGGACGGCGTGCCGGAGCTCATCGCCGGCGTGCAGGCGGCGGGCGGCGAGGTCGGCGTGGTCTCCGGCGGCTTCCACGAGCTGCTCGACCCGCTCGGCGAGCGGCTCGGCCTCGACCACTGGCGGGCCAACCGGCTCGCCGTCGCCGACGGGCTGCTCACCGGCGAGGTGGACGGCCCGGTCGTCGACGCCGCGGCGAAGGCGCAGGCCCTGCTGTTCTGGGCTGCGGAGTCCGGCGTGCACCTGCGTCAGACCGTCGCGATCGGCGACGGCGCCAACGACCTGCGGATGATGGCGGAGGCCGGCCTCGCGGTGGCGTTCAACGCCAAGCCGCGCGTGCGCGAGGAGGCCGACCTCGTGATCGACCGGCAGGACCTCGCGCAGGTGCTGCCGCTGCTCGGTCTGCGCGGCTGA